Proteins from one Streptomyces genisteinicus genomic window:
- a CDS encoding carboxymuconolactone decarboxylase family protein, with the protein MDARPNLFGSPLAGTFLKHLVSAGKALSDSALPLEVQELVKIRASQINGCGLCLDIHTKEAAAAGESALRLNLIAAWREATVFTGAERAALELTEQGTRIADAAGGVPDEVWEAAARHYDRDQLLALVSLIAVINSFNRLNVILGQTGGEYRVGQFA; encoded by the coding sequence GTGGACGCCCGACCGAACCTCTTCGGCAGCCCGCTCGCCGGAACGTTCCTGAAGCACCTCGTCTCGGCCGGCAAGGCGCTCTCCGACTCCGCGCTCCCCCTGGAGGTGCAGGAACTGGTGAAGATCCGCGCCAGCCAGATCAACGGGTGCGGCCTCTGCCTCGACATCCACACCAAGGAGGCGGCGGCGGCCGGCGAGAGCGCGCTGCGCCTGAACCTGATCGCCGCCTGGCGGGAGGCCACCGTGTTCACCGGGGCCGAGCGCGCCGCGCTGGAGCTCACGGAGCAGGGCACCCGGATCGCCGACGCGGCGGGCGGCGTCCCGGACGAGGTGTGGGAGGCGGCGGCCCGGCACTATGACCGGGACCAGCTGCTCGCGCTGGTCTCCCTGATCGCCGTGATCAACTCCTTCAACCGGCTGAACGTGATCCTGGGGCAGACCGGAGGGGAGTACCGGGTGGGCCAGTTCGCCTGA
- a CDS encoding aldose epimerase family protein yields MSRPTAQQRPFGTSPSGEDVALWRLESGGGVHAEILTYGAVLHSLGVPDTDGDVRSVVVGLPSADAYDKAGGYFGAVVGRYANRIADGRLTLDGTTYELPLNDRGHTLHGGPEGFHTKVWEAAAGSGEDTAWVRLSLRSPDGDMGFPGTLDVCVTYTLDAAGTLSCAFTAAADRTTVVNLCNHSYFNLAGGGDVLGHTLQVDAPAYLPVDASSIPLAGAPAGVAGTAFDLTSPKLLGERVGAADEQVRRAGGFDHCWVLAGAEGDGLRRAARLAAPGDARVMEVWTTEPGVQVFTANHLDGALEDVAGRPLERHAAVCLETQHFPDAPNRPEYPSAVLRGGDTLRSRTEFRFPHLGGRTD; encoded by the coding sequence ATGTCCCGACCCACCGCCCAGCAGCGCCCGTTCGGCACCTCCCCGAGCGGCGAGGACGTCGCACTGTGGCGCCTGGAATCCGGCGGCGGCGTGCACGCCGAGATCCTCACCTACGGCGCCGTGCTGCACTCCCTCGGCGTCCCCGACACGGACGGCGACGTCCGGTCCGTGGTCGTGGGCCTGCCGTCCGCCGACGCCTACGACAAGGCCGGCGGCTACTTCGGAGCCGTCGTCGGCCGCTACGCCAACCGCATCGCCGACGGCCGGCTCACCCTCGACGGGACGACGTACGAACTCCCGCTCAACGACCGCGGCCACACCCTCCACGGCGGCCCGGAGGGCTTCCACACCAAGGTGTGGGAGGCGGCGGCCGGCTCCGGGGAGGACACGGCGTGGGTGCGCCTGTCGCTGCGCAGCCCGGACGGGGACATGGGCTTCCCGGGCACACTGGACGTCTGTGTCACCTACACCCTCGACGCCGCGGGCACCCTGTCGTGCGCGTTCACGGCGGCGGCGGACCGGACGACGGTGGTGAACCTGTGCAACCACTCCTACTTCAACCTCGCGGGCGGCGGCGACGTCCTCGGCCACACGCTCCAGGTGGACGCCCCCGCCTATCTCCCGGTCGACGCGTCGAGCATCCCGCTCGCCGGAGCTCCGGCCGGTGTGGCCGGCACCGCGTTCGACCTGACCTCCCCCAAGCTCCTCGGGGAGCGGGTGGGCGCGGCGGACGAGCAGGTCCGCCGGGCCGGGGGCTTCGACCACTGCTGGGTCCTGGCCGGTGCGGAGGGCGACGGCCTGCGCCGTGCGGCCCGTCTCGCCGCGCCGGGGGACGCACGCGTCATGGAGGTGTGGACGACGGAGCCGGGGGTGCAGGTCTTCACCGCCAACCATCTCGACGGCGCCCTGGAGGACGTGGCGGGCCGCCCGCTGGAACGCCACGCCGCGGTCTGCCTGGAGACGCAGCACTTCCCCGACGCGCCCAACCGGCCGGAGTACCCGAGCGCGGTGCTGCGCGGCGGCGACACCCTCCGCAGCCGCACCGAGTTCCGCTTCCCGCACCTCGGCGGGCGCACGGACTGA
- a CDS encoding succinate dehydrogenase/fumarate reductase iron-sulfur subunit, giving the protein MKLTLRVWRQKNADATGTMATYEVDGISSDMSFLEMLDTLNEDLILRGEDPVAFDHDCREGICGACSLVINGDAHGPERTTTCQLHMRSFRDGDTIDVEPWRASAFPVVKDLVVDRSAFDRIIQAGGYISAPTGSAPEAHATPVPKPDADSAFEHAECIGCGACVAACPNGSAMLFTSAKVNHLNVLPQGAPERETRVLDMVATMDDEGFGGCTLTGECATACPKGIPLPSITAMNREWLRAARKSRR; this is encoded by the coding sequence ATGAAGCTCACCCTGCGCGTCTGGCGCCAGAAGAACGCCGACGCCACCGGCACCATGGCGACCTACGAGGTCGACGGCATCTCGTCGGACATGTCCTTCCTGGAGATGCTCGACACCCTCAACGAGGACCTCATCCTGCGCGGCGAGGACCCCGTCGCCTTCGACCACGACTGCCGCGAAGGCATCTGCGGCGCCTGCTCACTGGTCATCAACGGCGACGCCCACGGCCCCGAGCGCACCACCACCTGCCAGCTCCACATGCGCTCCTTCCGCGACGGCGACACCATCGACGTCGAACCGTGGCGGGCGTCCGCCTTCCCCGTCGTCAAGGACCTGGTGGTCGACCGCTCCGCCTTCGACCGGATCATCCAGGCCGGCGGCTACATCAGCGCCCCCACCGGATCGGCGCCCGAGGCGCACGCCACCCCCGTGCCCAAGCCGGACGCCGACTCCGCCTTCGAGCACGCCGAGTGCATCGGCTGCGGCGCGTGCGTGGCGGCCTGCCCCAACGGTTCGGCCATGCTCTTCACCTCGGCCAAGGTCAACCACCTGAACGTCCTGCCGCAGGGCGCGCCGGAACGCGAGACCCGGGTCCTCGACATGGTGGCCACCATGGACGACGAGGGCTTCGGCGGCTGCACCCTGACCGGGGAGTGCGCCACCGCCTGCCCGAAGGGCATCCCGCTGCCGTCGATCACCGCGATGAACCGGGAGTGGCTGCGGGCGGCCCGCAAATCCCGGCGCTGA
- a CDS encoding GNAT family N-acetyltransferase, producing MRFRPATADPTDLDRALTDPGPGDPVPALGAEKIREELDAHRFRPEWTWFAEDGDGRVVGRALWWGRADSERPIALDCLRIAPETADPAGVAAGLLAAGHAAFGTVPVYNASLPRGWRDDAPLAAAVEWRREAGARAGLGNVIERLRYEWTPAAPLPAPPRRLTFRDGTDEEFLEAFVRLSEGSLDLHTRSELRTADAREVARADMDFYLDCPGERSWWRLAHLPDGGLAGLAVPSATPYHRNVGYLGVVPEHRGQGLIDEILAEITRFHAAAGADRVTATTDTVNVPMAAAFDRAGYEVTEIRLVLEPPAAG from the coding sequence ATGCGATTTCGACCCGCCACAGCGGACCCGACAGACCTCGACCGCGCCCTCACCGACCCCGGCCCCGGCGACCCCGTGCCCGCGCTCGGTGCCGAGAAGATCCGCGAAGAGCTCGACGCCCACCGGTTCAGACCCGAGTGGACCTGGTTCGCCGAGGACGGCGACGGGCGGGTCGTGGGCCGCGCCCTGTGGTGGGGACGGGCCGACAGCGAGCGGCCCATCGCCCTCGACTGCCTCCGGATCGCCCCGGAGACGGCCGACCCGGCGGGCGTGGCGGCGGGGCTGCTGGCCGCGGGGCACGCGGCGTTCGGCACCGTCCCCGTCTACAACGCCTCCCTGCCGCGCGGATGGCGCGACGACGCGCCGCTCGCCGCCGCCGTGGAGTGGCGCCGCGAGGCGGGCGCACGCGCAGGGCTGGGCAACGTCATCGAGCGGCTGCGCTACGAGTGGACCCCGGCCGCCCCGCTGCCCGCGCCGCCGCGCCGGCTGACCTTCCGGGACGGCACGGACGAGGAGTTCCTGGAGGCGTTCGTCCGCCTCTCCGAGGGGAGCCTGGACCTCCACACCCGCAGCGAACTCCGCACGGCGGACGCCCGCGAGGTGGCCCGGGCCGACATGGACTTCTACCTCGACTGCCCCGGCGAGCGGTCCTGGTGGCGCCTGGCCCACCTCCCGGACGGCGGCCTGGCCGGCCTCGCCGTGCCCTCCGCGACCCCCTACCACCGCAACGTCGGCTATCTGGGCGTCGTCCCGGAGCACCGCGGTCAGGGGCTGATCGACGAGATCCTCGCCGAGATCACCCGCTTCCACGCGGCCGCGGGCGCCGACCGCGTCACCGCGACCACCGACACCGTGAACGTCCCGATGGCGGCCGCCTTCGACCGCGCGGGCTACGAGGTCACCGAGATCCGGCTCGTCCTGGAGCCCCCTGCCGCCGGCTGA
- a CDS encoding MsnO8 family LLM class oxidoreductase, whose translation MKVSTVIGTARLSVLDRSRTREGADPAGALRDTVRLAREAEALGYHRFWVSEHHGVPGVAGSAPTVLAAAVAAATSRIRVGTGGVMLPNHRPLVVAEQFGVLESLFPGRIDMGLGRSVGFTDGIRRALGHEKKDADGFAGQLDELLGWFTGAPEEHPGVHAYPAEGLRVPPFVLATGEGAAVAARAGLPLVIGDLRGRDRLLAAVDAYREGFRPSAWAERPYVVVAGTVVVAGTEAAARRLLVPEAWSMAHSRTHGVFPPLLPPERVAALTMTARERDLYESGLRGHVAGTAEQVAHELSAVVAESGADEVLVTTSTYERDALLDSLRRLAALAGLTPLTSADA comes from the coding sequence ATGAAGGTGAGCACCGTGATCGGAACCGCCCGCCTGTCCGTCCTCGACCGCTCCCGCACCCGTGAGGGCGCGGACCCCGCCGGGGCGCTCCGCGACACCGTGCGCCTGGCCCGCGAGGCGGAGGCGCTCGGCTACCACCGTTTCTGGGTGTCGGAGCACCACGGCGTGCCCGGGGTCGCCGGCTCCGCGCCGACGGTGCTGGCCGCGGCGGTCGCGGCGGCCACCTCGCGCATCCGGGTCGGGACGGGCGGCGTGATGCTCCCCAACCACCGCCCGCTGGTGGTGGCCGAGCAGTTCGGGGTGCTGGAGTCGCTCTTCCCCGGGCGGATCGACATGGGCCTCGGCCGCTCGGTCGGCTTCACCGACGGCATCCGCCGGGCGCTCGGGCACGAGAAGAAGGACGCGGACGGGTTCGCCGGGCAACTGGACGAGCTGCTGGGCTGGTTCACCGGCGCGCCGGAGGAGCACCCCGGGGTCCACGCGTACCCCGCGGAGGGGCTGCGGGTGCCCCCGTTCGTGCTGGCGACCGGTGAGGGCGCGGCGGTCGCCGCGCGGGCCGGGCTGCCGCTGGTGATCGGAGATCTGCGCGGACGGGACCGGCTGCTGGCTGCGGTGGACGCCTACCGGGAGGGCTTCCGGCCCTCGGCGTGGGCCGAGCGGCCGTACGTCGTGGTCGCGGGCACGGTGGTGGTGGCCGGGACCGAGGCGGCGGCGCGGCGGCTGCTGGTGCCGGAGGCCTGGTCGATGGCGCACTCCCGCACCCACGGCGTCTTCCCGCCGCTGCTGCCGCCCGAGCGGGTGGCGGCGCTCACCATGACCGCACGGGAGCGCGATCTGTACGAGTCGGGGCTGCGCGGTCATGTCGCGGGCACGGCGGAGCAGGTGGCGCACGAGCTGTCGGCGGTCGTCGCGGAGAGCGGGGCGGACGAGGTGCTGGTGACCACGAGCACCTACGAGCGCGACGCGCTGCTCGACTCGCTGCGCCGGCTGGCCGCGCTGGCCGGCCTCACGCCCCTGACCAGCGCGGACGCGTAG
- a CDS encoding ATP-binding cassette domain-containing protein → MDSPHDRFVRVRGAREHNLRGVDVDIPRDALVVFTGISGSGKSSLAFGTVYAEAQRRYFESVAPYARRLIHQVGAPAVGGISGLPPAVSLEQRRSAPSSRSSVGTVTTLSNSLRMLYSRAGDYPEGAPRLDSDAFSPNTAAGACRRCHGLGRVHGTSEELLVPDPSLSIREGAIAAWPGAWQGKNLRDVLDALGYDVDRPWRELPAKDREWILFTDERPVVTVHPVREAGRIQRPYEGTYTGARRHVLHTFADSRSTALRARAERFLTSEPCPVCGGGRLRPEALAVTFAGRTIAEAAAMPLTELAALLRAAPGGPEGTPAGPDAGAGGAGVPRGGGTASRGRGGPAAGSGTTAAVLTADLLARITTVTELGLGYLSLDRPTPTLSSGELQRLRLATQLRSGLFGVVYVLDEPSAGLHPADTEALLVVLERLKAGGNSVFVVEHQLEVVRRADWLVDVGPLAGEHGGRVLYSGPPDGLAGVPGSQTRRFLFPREAVPAGAPREPSGTVRLGPVTRHNLRGLTTRLPLGVLTAVTGVSGSGKSTLVGAVDAGLPGVEGLVTVDQKPIGRTPRSNLATYTGLFDVVRRLFAATDDARARGWKAGRFSFNTKGGRCETCQGEGFVSVELLFLPTTYAPCPDCGGARYNPATLEVRLRGLTIADVLGLTVESAAEFFAGDRAASRSLAALLDVGLGYLRLGQPATELSGGEAQRIKLASELQRERGSHTLYVLDEPTTGLHPADVEVLMRQLRGLVDAGHTVVVVEHDMDVAARADWVIDMGPGGGDEGGRVVAAGPPAEVARTTPGPTGPYLARALGAP, encoded by the coding sequence ATGGACAGCCCTCACGACCGCTTTGTGCGGGTCCGCGGCGCCCGTGAGCACAATCTGCGCGGCGTCGACGTCGACATTCCCCGTGACGCGCTCGTCGTGTTCACCGGCATCTCCGGGTCGGGGAAGTCCTCGCTCGCCTTCGGCACGGTCTACGCGGAGGCGCAGCGGCGCTACTTCGAGTCGGTCGCCCCGTACGCGCGCCGGCTGATCCACCAGGTCGGGGCCCCGGCGGTGGGCGGGATCAGCGGACTGCCGCCCGCCGTCTCGCTGGAGCAGCGCCGCTCCGCGCCAAGCTCGCGCTCGTCGGTCGGCACGGTCACCACGCTCTCCAACTCGCTGCGCATGCTGTACTCGCGGGCGGGCGACTACCCCGAGGGCGCGCCGCGGCTGGACTCGGACGCGTTCTCGCCGAACACCGCGGCCGGCGCCTGCCGGCGCTGCCACGGTCTCGGCCGGGTGCACGGCACGTCGGAGGAGCTGCTGGTCCCCGATCCCTCGCTGTCGATCCGCGAGGGCGCCATCGCGGCGTGGCCGGGCGCGTGGCAGGGCAAGAACCTGCGCGACGTGCTGGACGCCCTGGGGTACGACGTGGACCGCCCGTGGCGCGAACTCCCGGCGAAGGACCGGGAGTGGATCCTGTTCACCGACGAGCGGCCGGTGGTCACGGTGCACCCGGTGCGGGAGGCGGGCCGGATCCAGCGGCCCTACGAGGGCACGTACACCGGTGCCCGGCGGCATGTGCTGCACACGTTCGCCGATTCCAGGAGCACGGCGCTGCGCGCCAGGGCCGAACGGTTCCTCACCAGCGAGCCGTGCCCGGTCTGCGGCGGCGGACGGCTGCGCCCCGAGGCGCTGGCCGTGACCTTCGCCGGCCGGACGATCGCCGAGGCGGCGGCGATGCCGCTGACCGAGCTGGCCGCCCTGCTGCGCGCCGCGCCGGGCGGCCCCGAGGGCACGCCCGCCGGCCCGGACGCGGGGGCGGGCGGGGCCGGTGTGCCCCGCGGCGGCGGCACGGCGTCGCGCGGCCGCGGCGGACCCGCCGCCGGCAGCGGGACGACCGCCGCCGTCCTCACCGCCGACCTGCTGGCCCGCATCACCACGGTGACCGAGCTGGGGCTCGGCTACCTCAGCCTCGACCGGCCGACGCCGACCCTCTCCAGCGGGGAGCTCCAGCGGCTGCGGCTCGCCACCCAGCTGCGGTCCGGTCTCTTCGGGGTGGTCTACGTGCTCGACGAGCCGTCGGCGGGCCTCCACCCGGCCGACACCGAGGCGCTGCTGGTCGTGCTGGAGCGGCTGAAGGCGGGCGGCAACTCGGTCTTCGTCGTCGAGCACCAGCTGGAGGTGGTCCGGCGGGCCGACTGGCTGGTGGACGTGGGGCCGCTGGCGGGTGAGCACGGCGGGCGGGTGCTGTACAGCGGGCCGCCCGACGGGCTGGCCGGTGTGCCCGGGTCGCAGACCCGGCGGTTCCTCTTCCCGCGGGAGGCCGTCCCGGCGGGCGCGCCCCGCGAGCCGTCCGGCACGGTACGGCTCGGGCCCGTCACCCGTCACAATCTGCGCGGGCTGACGACCCGGCTGCCGCTGGGCGTGCTCACGGCGGTCACCGGGGTGTCGGGGTCGGGCAAGTCGACGCTGGTCGGCGCCGTCGACGCCGGACTGCCGGGTGTGGAGGGGCTGGTGACGGTCGATCAGAAGCCGATCGGGCGTACTCCCCGCTCCAATCTCGCGACCTACACCGGGCTGTTCGACGTGGTGCGCAGGCTGTTCGCCGCCACCGACGACGCGCGGGCACGCGGCTGGAAGGCCGGACGCTTCTCGTTCAACACCAAGGGCGGCCGGTGCGAGACCTGTCAGGGCGAGGGCTTCGTCTCGGTGGAGCTGCTCTTCCTGCCGACCACGTACGCCCCCTGCCCGGACTGCGGCGGCGCCCGGTACAACCCGGCCACGCTGGAGGTCCGGCTGCGGGGGCTGACGATCGCGGACGTCCTCGGGCTGACGGTGGAGTCCGCGGCGGAGTTCTTCGCCGGCGACCGGGCCGCCTCGCGGAGTCTCGCGGCCCTGCTGGACGTCGGTCTCGGCTATCTGCGCCTCGGGCAGCCGGCGACCGAGCTGTCCGGCGGCGAGGCGCAGCGGATCAAGCTGGCGAGCGAGCTGCAGCGCGAGCGCGGCAGCCACACCCTGTACGTGCTGGACGAGCCGACGACCGGGCTGCATCCGGCCGATGTGGAGGTGCTGATGCGCCAGTTGCGGGGGCTCGTCGACGCGGGGCACACGGTGGTCGTCGTCGAGCACGACATGGACGTGGCCGCCCGCGCGGACTGGGTGATCGACATGGGGCCGGGCGGCGGGGACGAGGGCGGCCGGGTGGTGGCCGCGGGCCCGCCCGCCGAGGTCGCCCGCACGACGCCCGGCCCCACCGGTCCGTATCTCGCCCGGGCCCTCGGCGCCCCGTGA